The following are from one region of the Scyliorhinus canicula chromosome 26, sScyCan1.1, whole genome shotgun sequence genome:
- the LOC119957409 gene encoding lysoplasmalogenase-like protein TMEM86A, with translation MMALKWNTVWLQELCRFIPFLLSVCIYFVLAPQSSCPLWMKALLKCLPILFLCTYILAHGINMCTHSKAQKLIAGLLFSAAGDIFRTTSTQLYTFQGDSMFGIAHVFYIGMFGAKPLNLLAGFFLVIIGTMYLLFLNRCLWDQKPFQWTAYIYISLIGTMAWRASAGTLFNQHWSWMKLFGTIGGMLFMVSDFTYAVSMYCFPVYNSGLIAATYYLAQMLITLSTVNTENKVIRK, from the exons ATGATGGCTTTGAAATGGAATACAGTTTGGCTTCAA GAGCTGTGCAGATTCATCCCCTTCCTGTTGAGCGTCTGTATTTATTTTGTATTGGCACCACAGTCTTCCTGCCCCTTGTGGATGAAGGCCCTCCTCAAATGCTTGCCCATTTTGTTTCTGTGTACATACATTTTGGCCCATGGAATAAACATGTGCACACACTCCAAAGCTCAAAAGCTCATTGCTGGCCTCCTATTTTCAGCAGCAGGAGATATCTTCCGCACAACTTCTACACAGCTCTATACCTTTCAAG GAGACTCCATGTTTGGGATAGCACATGTTTTCTACATCGGGATGTTTGGTGCAAAACCTTTAAACCTGCTGGCAGGCTTTTTCCTGGTGATTATTGGCACCATGTACTTGCTTTTCCTCAACAGATGCCTCTGGGATCAAAAGCCCTTCCAGTGGACAGCTTACATCTACATCAGTTTAATTGGAACTATGGCCTGGCGTGCTAGTGCTGGCACACTCTTCAATCAGCATTGGTCTTGGATGAAATTGTTTGGTACTATTGGTGGAATGCTTTTTATGGTGTCTGATTTCACCTATGCTGTCAGCATGTATTGCTTTCCTGTGTACAACTCCGGGTTGATTGCAGCTACCTATTATCTAGCACAAATGCTTATCACACTTTCCACTGTAAACACCGAGAATAAGGTTATCAGAAAGTGA